DNA sequence from the Vanrija pseudolonga chromosome 7, complete sequence genome:
ATCCCCCGAGGCCGCAGGGGTTACCctgaggagaaggaggaggaggacaacgaggacaacgacgacgatgaagacgacgatgaggaggacgacgaggacttccccgccgacgaggacgaggaggaggaggaaggcctACCTGACCACCTTCGGTGAGTGTGCTGGTGGCAAACAAAGATGACGGGGTCTGTGCTGACGCCCAATCCAGGAGGACTTGCGACGCCGCCGGAGTCGAGGTTCTCAGTCGGCACAAGTAGGCGTTTTGCGACGAAAGATGAGCATGATGCCCCACACGGTGGTGTCGACAATAAACAATTTACAATCAAGAAAAGAACAACAAGATTGGGCCACGATCCATGCCCTTTAAGCACCCCTCCATCTCTCCGTCTCCAGACCGCGACGCTTGACTCGGCAAAGGCGAAGCGACAAGCGGGCGCTCGGACGCGCATAGATCTCTCTTTGctcgtctcgctcgcctcggtcgcTCGTTGGCTTGTTCGCTCGCTGCGAACCTTGCGTATTGCGGATCTCTCTTAAACTCATCAGGCAGTATGCCAGCCAGGCAGTGCGCCACATGGCTACTGACCGTCGTTGTATCCCCGTTCCCCAGCGTTGTACTGTTTTCCGGCTGTTAGTATCGTGCGTGCGTGGTTTATGCATTGGATTGAGCGTGAAGGGGTCGTGTCCCGAGCCGTGGGGGTCATGAGCAGAGAGTCTATTCTGGGCTCGTTGGGGGATGTACCATCGCTATGCGTCGGGTATCgggtggatgggtggatgCGGATGGAGATCAGCCatgtcgacgagccggcgggTGAGCTTGGCCGTGGGCGTGGCCGTGATCAATTTACTCGGCATGCGGCATGTTCGGGTAaggcgagaggaggaaggtgtcTCTGTCTCGCTGTTATGCGTCTTGCGACCACCCCATCACGCGACCGACCGTTAGCCGCGCACACGAGCAGCAACAGAAGAAGCGTGACGCCGGCAACTCGACTAACGCAGCGAGCGTCAACGTCGGCTTCCAAGTCGCGCCACTCAAGCTGGCTGAGATGGAGTCCCCAGATCACGTGCCCCTGCCACCCAGCCAGCGTTATTGCAACCAGCCACGAGCATTTCAtgggcgagctgcgcaactgcgcagcggcgagcttggcagGGTCACGGGGGGTGGCACTGGCCGGGCCAGGCTGACGAGTGCAGAGGTCGCACAACGGGCAACAAACGAAAACGCCCAGTACAACGCGGCGCCACACACCGACAACACCACATACCACtgcacccacaccacacaccacctATTCATGCTGTACAACGGCGATGGACTTTGGCTTTCGGGACGGGATGGCAatggcgggcgggcgggggcggccgacgcgccgtccgATGGCGGAGAaacggcgcgtcgtgcgGATCGTGTAGTGCGCCGGCGGGTGGGTCGGGGACGGGTGGACTGCGACATTGGATGGGTTGGGGGGTATGGTGGAGGCTgaggctggggctggggatGTGGTGGCTGGGGAGAGAACAGCGTGCTGGGCATGGGCAAGGGCATGGGACAAGTGATTAGCGGCGCTCTGTGTCGCGCGCAACGAGTGTGGTACAGTGGGAGGGAATGGGAGttgctcctcgcgcgcctctACGTCCTCTGGGATGGGCGAGTTCTGCGGCCAGCGCTTGGGGTTATCGACAGAGTAGTGCGGCTGGCGGGGCGGGTGGCGGTGCGTGAgggcgtggtgcgcgcggGGTATCGGGGCTGGGAGCTTGAATGTGACGTgatgggggtgggggtgggcggggggtAGTGGGGGCgggtgtgctgctgctgctgcctcggaCAGCCGGACAGCTAGgagggcgtcgtcgagctcgagctcgtccgacACGAGCACGGCAGGCTTGAGGATCGGCGTGATGTCCACCTTGACCGGTGGCTTGTCGggtggctcgtcggcgtgcttacgccgccgggccgcgccgccctaTTCCGCCCCGGCAGCGTTGAGATAGTGCACGCggggcgcgacgccgcccgagcGGAGGAAGCCGACTCCGATCCACGCGATCAGcgcggtgagcgcggcgcggaggacgAACGCCGCGATGTGGCCtgttggcgtcgaggctgggggtgggaggagcgcggcggtgcggcctattgcgcgggcggcggcgggcgagaggTCTGGCATGGAGAAGAGAGGTGGAAGGAACGAGTgggctgggggtgtcagcggcggcggctcgacaCCACTCACAGTTGTAACAAATGCAGTCAGTCTATGGTACTTTGGTCAGTCGGTCATGTGGAAAGATTCAAGGTCACAGCGGTCGCAGCGCAGCTCGCTCTGCACACGAAGCCGCCGGGTGTCTGTGCGGGCGGTTccggcgtggcgtggcgggtgcgagggccggcgacgagcgcaacAGCAGCCGATGAATCGTGAGTCTGACAATGTCTGCAAGTGTGCATGCacgacccgcgcgcgcgcgcgcccatgGGGATGCTGTGGGTGCGGGTTgtgccggtggcgccggctgcgcttggcgcggcgacggtcggcgccggtggttATCAGTGAGTGGGTGCCACAGTTgtggggtgggcgtggcggaTCTCGTGCTGCGTTGCTGGAATCGCCACACCGGCGCCGTGGGACGCTTCACGACGACTTGGACAGGATCTCCCGCTGCCATGTGACTGACCAGTCAGTTAATAACCTCTCCCTCACTGCTGCTCGAGTGCCACCCGGCCAGCGGGATGCGTATGCCGCCACCGGCGCTGCGTTACCACCACAGCGCCCCACACCACCTCGGTCACTTGACGgctccccctcctcggcgtccatTGTCGCTGGCCGCCCGGCGGCCGACAGACATGACGTCTGTGTAGGTGGCACTGTGCGTGTGTTGAGTTGATGCCAAGGATTGCTTcagcccacccaccaccctgCTGGGTGGGGCCATGAAGTCATGCTCGTGGAGTCAGACCACCCATGACGTCAATCTCAGGATTGCGGGAGCAAAGGGGCACTGCTGCGGAATCAAAAACTCAGTTGCTACACGGGGAATGCTTGCTCTGCCCGATGACGCCGTCCCAGACAGAGCAGAgcttctcgccgtcgccgccgctgcggacTCCATCACCTCCAACAACACCACCGACGAGCAACATCGCATCCCCTCATCTTCGACTTTGACTTTTCTCTCCTCTCCACACTCTAACACATCTCACCCACATCCACTTCCACATCGCACACACTCATCCACAATGTCCCACTTTGACACGTTGTCGCGCACAACGTCAAACGGCGGCCGCTCGACCGTGTCCCGCAGCCAGTCCTTGGTGCGTTGCGTTActcctgctgctgtcgcctCCATCGCTAACCCCTCCCAGATCAAGAAGAACACTGCTAGCCATGAGCTCAAGCCCTCGGACATCCTCATCGAGCGCTTCACCGCCTGGAAGCAGATTGTCAAGATGCTTATTTGTAAGTGGAGTCGAATGTCGCAGGCGTCGCGACGAACGTCGCACGACTGTCGGCACAACACGTCGTAGCTCAcaccgctcacaccacacccagccTACTTTGAAGGCGTCGCAGACATTGAGGGCAACACGTCCAAGGAGCTCACcaagctcgcggccgtgATCCAGGTGCCGTTCCGCCCCGGAAACCAGttcctcggcgagggtggcATGCAGGACGTCTTCTACACCATCCGCGACAAGACCCGCGTCATTGCCGACTCGCacgcgtcgctcgctcgcacgaTCGAGTCGTCGATTGTTCAGCACCTCCAAAAGCTCCGCACCGAGATCAAGGCGCACATCAAGAATGTCCAGAACGACACTGGCAAactcgccgcctcggtcgcccgcgagcgcgagctgtccaaccgcgcgctcgccgacctcgcccgcgccgtgtcggccgtCAACAACACGCCGATGCAGATCAGCGCCAAGGAGGACCCGTACGCCGTCAACATTGCCGTCCTCAAGCAGCTCCAGAGGCAGGTTCACGAGGAGAATGCCCTCCAAAAGTCGATTGTCATCATGCAGCAGAACTCGGCCCACTTTGAGGAGGGCATTGTCAGGTCGATCCAGTCGGCCTGGTCCACATTCGACGAGTGGCAGAGCCGCATGTCCGTCTCGGTCCAGGAGACGtggcgccagctcggcgtcaacaTGGCCCAGCTCATGCCCGACCGCGAGTGGATCTCGTTTGCCGCCCGCTCggaccacctcctcgaccccgagactCCTCTCCGTAACCCTGACGCCATCGACTACCCCGGCCGCAACGACCCCTCGGTCATCCCCGTCCACTGTGGTCTGCTCGAGCGCAAGAAGCGCTTCACCAAGACATACCGCGAGGGCTACTACGTGCTTACCCCCGCTGGCTTCCTCCACGAGTACGCCTCGTCTGACCCCACGACTGCTACCCACCCCATCTGGTCCCTCTTCCTGCCGTCGTGCACCCTCGGCCCCCCTTCGTCGGCCACCACTGCCAAGTCGCACAAGTTCCACATTGAGACGCGCAAGGACGGCACCAGCGCGTTCGGCAAGACGCCAGGCAAGGGTCTGttcggtggcggcggtgaggccTTCACCTtccgcgctcgctcgcacgaGGAGATGATGGAGGTGTGGAACGACCTCCGCATGCTTGTGGCCCGCTACCTTGTTGCCTCGGAGCAGATGGAGCGTGACGGTCCCATCGCTCAGGCCGTCCGCTCGGTCGGCTACCACtctgacgaggaggaggaggatgaggacgaggaggacggttCGTcgatcgaggccgaggaggaggacgaggagctggaggacgaccaccacgagcacgagcacgccgcccacgcccacgctcatgcccacgccgaggaggtgccAGCATACACTGCCAGCGGCGCTCAGATCGAGGTTGGCCCCAACGGCTACGCAGTGAGTGTCCCGCGTCTTTGCTACTCTAGCTCACACGCCCTTAGCTCGAGAAGAAGCAGAAGCCAACATCGCCTGCGCCCCGTGACGAGGCGAGCAGTGCTGGAGCCAGCCGCCGTGAAGAAAAGGCCCCCGCTCGCGAGGAGCCTACTACTGGTGAGGCACCGTCTGTTGGTGGTGGTTCTGGTaacggtggtggtggtggtgctggtcgcgcctcgacgaccgccgacgacgagccgccccAGTCAGCGGCGTCCTCTTCTGCGCCttcgcgtccgccgcgggcggcgcgtcctccCACGGATGACGAGCCGGACACTGTCGAggcggacaaggacgagcccgaggagcagcCGAGCATGCTCAAGCGTCTCGGCCTGTCGTACTAggcgcggggaggacgacggcgacacaCCTACACCAACACCAACACCCAACCAGCCACCAAAAATACATGTAAAAGAGCGCGCTGACGTGATTTGTAGCCGACGACTGAGAGCACCATCATAATATACACGTGTCGCCGAAGCGACGAGACGGAGATATTGTATCTTGAGGaggggaggtggggaggggagggaggaagTTGCAAGGGAGTCATATACATGTTCGTTTTACTGCTTGACTATAAATGCACCAGTGATTGAGCCAGTGGGGGAGAGTGAGGTGAAGAGGGCAGGGTGCAGGCGTGTGGCGCAGAATCCCAACTTAAACTGCCCTTGGCTTTGGCTGAGTGGGCAAACGCGCTGTATTGTGTCACAAGGAATAACCTTTTGTTTATGGACGGCAGCACTCAATTGACCTAGGAGCAACGCGCAGCCGCCAGGACCATTGTGCATCAACGGACGGCGGTCCAACTCAACTCACCTGACAGCACCTGACGAGAAGGCTCATCCCGTTCGACTGCCCGTGCACAGTTGGACAGGGGCAGATGGTGTGGCGCCCCCGCCACTGGCCGGCTGTAGATTGGCCTTGGCTCTCGTAACGCGGCGAATGGACCCTACATGGCGCAGCAGGATCTCAAGTATGCAAAGGACAGGACATGCAAGGATGTCAAGACGTCGGAGGGAGcgagtgggtgggcgggggtgcAGATGCAGACGCCATGAGGGGGCGCGTACTGCAGAGATTGTCGATGCACTAATCGTCCTCCACTCCTCCACATTGACACACGCCATGCCACCGACAACGAAAGCGCACAGCgtgcgcctgctcgccctggccggcgtggtgctgttcgcgacgctcgcgctgctcgactaCCAGCGCGTCTTTTCCGAGGTGTACGTTGCGCCGACTGTCGCCCAAGGACACGCGCGCTGACTCCAACGCCAGGCCATACTCGtcccgcgccggcgcgctcttcaccaccagcggcggcgcagcgcagtgCGGCGCCGACTGCCCACCCGACCCGTTCACCGCGCCCGGCATGATCCACTGGTCGGCTACGGGCCAGGCAAACGAGACGCGCTGGCTGCCGTTTCCTCGGCTAGGACAGCCGTGGGACGACGCAGGCAAGAACGTCtacgagctcgccaaggccgacgccgtgccctccCAGGCTTGggagagcgcggcgccgcaggtcgctgctgcgcttgAGAGGGGGGAGGACGTGGCGTGGCTCAAGGGACGCACGGTGCTGTTCATTGGTGAGTGCGCGCAAGGGGGTTGCGCTTGTCGAGCGGCGCTGATCATTGCAGGATCGAGGTGGGTGCCACGAGCAGAGCAGGGCGCAGgcccgagcccgaccacGACGAGCTAGCTAACGCAACGTCTTGATCGTCGACGATAGTCGTGAgtcgcctggctggc
Encoded proteins:
- the slm1 gene encoding Cytoskeletal signaling protein slm1, whose amino-acid sequence is MSHFDTLSRTTSNGGRSTVSRSQSLIKKNTASHELKPSDILIERFTAWKQIVKMLISYFEGVADIEGNTSKELTKLAAVIQVPFRPGNQFLGEGGMQDVFYTIRDKTRVIADSHASLARTIESSIVQHLQKLRTEIKAHIKNVQNDTGKLAASVARERELSNRALADLARAVSAVNNTPMQISAKEDPYAVNIAVLKQLQRQVHEENALQKSIVIMQQNSAHFEEGIVRSIQSAWSTFDEWQSRMSVSVQETWRQLGVNMAQLMPDREWISFAARSDHLLDPETPLRNPDAIDYPGRNDPSVIPVHCGLLERKKRFTKTYREGYYVLTPAGFLHEYASSDPTTATHPIWSLFLPSCTLGPPSSATTAKSHKFHIETRKDGTSAFGKTPGKGLFGGGGEAFTFRARSHEEMMEVWNDLRMLVARYLVASEQMERDGPIAQAVRSVGYHSDEEEEDEDEEDGSSIEAEEEDEELEDDHHEHEHAAHAHAHAHAEEVPAYTASGAQIEVGPNGYALEKKQKPTSPAPRDEASSAGASRREEKAPAREEPTTGEAPSVGGGSGNGGGGGAGRASTTADDEPPQSAASSSAPSRPPRAARPPTDDEPDTVEADKDEPEEQPSMLKRLGLSY